One Ignavibacteria bacterium DNA segment encodes these proteins:
- a CDS encoding four helix bundle protein, whose translation MRSSTSIGANIVEAKSASSRKDFIKYYEIALKSANETKYWLCILRDGLNIEKIMIEPLLKEAEEILKIIAASLLTLKGKNDKPNTNKYYILNFDL comes from the coding sequence ATTCGTTCGTCAACATCTATTGGTGCGAATATCGTCGAGGCTAAATCCGCCAGCTCTCGAAAGGATTTCATTAAATATTATGAAATCGCCCTCAAATCCGCTAACGAGACGAAATACTGGCTTTGTATTTTAAGAGATGGATTAAATATCGAAAAGATAATGATTGAACCTTTGTTAAAAGAAGCCGAAGAAATATTAAAAATTATTGCCGCAAGTTTATTAACTTTAAAAGGAAAAAATGATAAGCCTAATACTAACAAATATTACATTTTGAATTTTGACTTGTAG
- a CDS encoding S9 family peptidase, with amino-acid sequence MKKIIVLILVIPSILSAQSKRAMTIDDLWKMGRVSQTVLSPNDEYAAFVITSYSMEENKGNSDLWLLKIQNGELLQLTDWKGSENSPAWFPDSKTLAFVSSKDGSSQIYSFPVDNTSELKQLTFLSTGAASPVISKDGKQILFISEVYPDCETDECNKTKDEGKAESKVKARVINDLMFRHWNSWRDEKRSHLFLLELDSLKYIDLTLGSKNDCPPIALGGKTDYAFSPNGKEICFVTNTEHVLATSTNNDLWLTYFDGKAKRQLTSNKGNDNQPVYSPDGKYIAYRQMARAGFEADKQTLMLYSREAGKIINLTELLDRSVDEVVWHPNGEEIIFTADNIGRKAIYKINIRSKIYEIIYDKHWSTDINISSDGKFLVFNQNSVQRPNDIWKFDLQTRKTTQLTRINDEILSQLEMIPLEEFWSKGANNTQIHSLMVKPPFFDPNKKYPMVFLVHGGPQGAWEDLWHYRWNPQLYASPGYVVVMTNPRGSTGYGQKFTDEISGDWGGKVYTDLMNAYDYAVKNFSFIDAKKTVASGASYGGYMMNWMATKTNRFKAIVSHAGVFNLESMYGSTEELWFPEWEFKGTPWKNRKHYQKYSPHQFVDKITTPILVTHGAYDFRVPESQAFELFTSLQRLGVPSKFVYFPDETHFVAKPQNFKLWMTEIFNWFDKWLNK; translated from the coding sequence ATGAAAAAAATAATTGTTTTAATTCTAGTTATACCTTCAATTCTATCAGCTCAATCCAAACGAGCAATGACTATTGATGACTTGTGGAAAATGGGAAGAGTTTCGCAGACAGTTCTTTCGCCAAACGACGAGTACGCGGCTTTTGTTATCACTTCTTACAGCATGGAAGAAAATAAAGGCAACAGCGATCTTTGGCTGTTAAAGATTCAAAACGGTGAACTGCTACAGCTAACCGATTGGAAAGGTTCAGAAAACTCGCCTGCTTGGTTTCCTGACTCCAAGACATTAGCATTTGTTTCATCCAAAGATGGAAGTTCTCAGATTTATTCCTTTCCAGTAGATAACACAAGCGAGTTAAAACAATTAACATTTTTATCAACAGGTGCCGCCTCGCCTGTGATTTCGAAAGATGGAAAACAAATTTTATTTATTTCAGAAGTTTATCCCGATTGTGAAACAGATGAATGCAATAAGACTAAGGATGAGGGCAAGGCTGAGAGTAAAGTAAAAGCACGAGTTATTAATGATTTAATGTTTCGGCATTGGAACTCCTGGCGCGACGAAAAACGAAGTCACTTATTTTTATTGGAATTGGATTCCTTAAAATATATCGATCTAACTCTCGGCAGTAAAAATGACTGCCCACCAATTGCACTTGGTGGTAAAACCGATTACGCATTCTCTCCAAATGGGAAGGAAATTTGTTTTGTTACTAATACTGAACACGTGCTTGCAACAAGCACAAATAACGACTTATGGTTAACTTATTTTGACGGCAAGGCAAAAAGGCAGTTAACAAGCAACAAAGGAAATGACAATCAACCAGTCTATTCGCCAGATGGAAAATATATTGCTTACCGTCAAATGGCACGAGCTGGGTTTGAAGCAGATAAACAAACTCTCATGCTTTACAGTAGAGAAGCCGGAAAAATTATCAACTTAACCGAATTACTTGATCGAAGCGTTGATGAAGTCGTTTGGCATCCAAACGGCGAAGAGATAATTTTTACCGCTGATAACATCGGACGAAAAGCTATTTATAAAATCAATATTAGATCAAAAATTTACGAGATCATTTATGATAAGCATTGGAGTACCGATATCAACATTTCAAGCGACGGTAAATTTTTAGTATTTAACCAAAACTCTGTTCAGAGGCCAAATGATATTTGGAAATTTGACTTACAAACCAGGAAGACAACTCAGCTTACGAGAATTAACGATGAAATTCTCTCACAGCTTGAAATGATACCGCTTGAAGAATTTTGGAGCAAAGGTGCGAACAATACTCAAATACACAGCTTAATGGTTAAACCGCCATTCTTTGATCCTAATAAAAAATATCCGATGGTATTTTTAGTTCATGGCGGACCACAGGGAGCTTGGGAAGATTTATGGCACTATAGATGGAATCCGCAACTTTACGCTTCACCCGGTTATGTTGTTGTGATGACAAATCCTCGCGGCAGCACCGGCTACGGGCAAAAATTTACAGATGAGATCAGCGGCGATTGGGGAGGAAAAGTCTACACTGATCTGATGAACGCATACGATTACGCTGTAAAAAACTTCTCCTTCATCGATGCAAAGAAAACGGTTGCGTCCGGTGCGTCGTATGGTGGATACATGATGAACTGGATGGCAACAAAAACAAATCGATTCAAAGCAATCGTTTCGCATGCAGGTGTTTTCAATCTTGAAAGCATGTACGGATCAACAGAAGAACTTTGGTTCCCCGAATGGGAATTCAAAGGAACACCGTGGAAAAACCGAAAACATTATCAAAAGTATTCGCCGCATCAGTTTGTTGACAAAATTACAACACCAATACTTGTAACACACGGTGCTTACGATTTTCGAGTTCCCGAATCACAGGCTTTTGAATTATTCACCTCGCTGCAGAGACTTGGAGTCCCGTCAAAGTTTGTTTACTTCCCGGACGAAACTCACTTCGTCGCGAAGCCGCAAAACTTCAAGCTTTGGATGACGGAAATCTTCAATTGGTTTGATAAGTGGTTAAATAAATAA